The following proteins are encoded in a genomic region of Odontesthes bonariensis isolate fOdoBon6 chromosome 19, fOdoBon6.hap1, whole genome shotgun sequence:
- the LOC142368554 gene encoding macrophage mannose receptor 1-like yields MQIAKMQRSVYLLILMGLMTCFAWELYEYHYVETKKPWSEARKYCREHHTDLATLSNMTDVKRLEYSAQNDVEAWIGLHIEENGNKTWHWSLPGVEYDNDKKKNKTWDDGEPNGGGNDENCGVVRKNNRWNDVQCTNKFSFICYNESETPEKFHLVEENKNWWEAQRYCREKHTDLISGLHQLQDDKVKGMISKLHQQQNNNGEGRNDKQVFIGLFRDTWKWSDGSSFSFRHWDPEDHLTSFQQNKNQCAMIQLNEQRRWKIADCGGKKTFFCYEDNVILIKEKMSWEDALYYCRDHHHDLVTISNLDEQRWVQEKAKSATTPFVWTGVRYTCTLDFWFWVSDEAVSYKNWASGEEMDECNMSGAMEKGGQHKWFKKNDAEEFHFLCSKS; encoded by the exons ATGCAGAT AGCAAAGATGCAGCGGAGTGTGTACCTGCTCATCCTGATGG GCCTGATGACCTGTTTTGCATGGGAACTCTATGAATACCATTATGTTGAGACGAAAAAACCCTGGAGTGAAGCCAGAAAATACTGTAGAGAGCACCATACAGATCTGGCTACATTGTCTAATATGACGGATGTGAAAAGACTAGAGTACTCTGCACAGAACGACGTGGAAGCCTGGATTGGGCTGCACATCGAAGAAAATGGCAACAAAACGTGGCACTGGTCTCTGCCAGGGGTGGAGTatgataatgataaaaaaaaaaataaaacctgggACGACGGAGAGCCGAATGGGGGTGGTAATGATGAGAACTGTGGGGTTGTGCGGAAGAACAATCGATGGAACGATGTACAATGTACCAACAAATTCAGTTTTATCTGCTACAATG AAAGTGAAACACCTGAGAAATTCCATTTggttgaagaaaataaaaactggtGGGAAGCTCAGCGCTACTGCAGAGAGAAGCACACAGACCTGATCAGCGGACTGCACCAGCTGCAAGATGACAAAGTGAAAGGAATGATCAGCAAACTGCACCAGCAGCAAAATAACAATGGGGAAGGAAGGAATGACAAACAGGTTTTCATCGGTCTGTTCAGAGACACCTGGAAGTGGTCAGATgggagcagtttttctttcaGACACTGGGATCCTGAAGATCATTTGACAAGTTTTCAGCAAAACAAGAACCAATGTGCTATGATCCAACTGAACGAGCAACGCAGGTGGAAGATTGCTGACTGTGgtggaaaaaaaacctttttctgTTATGAAG ACAACGTGATCCTGATCAAGGAAAAGATGAGCTGGGAGGACGCCTTGTACTACTGCAGAGATCACCACCATGACCTGGTCACCATCAGTAACCTTGACGAGCAGAGATGGGTCCAGGAGAAAGCCAAGAGCGCCACGACTCCTTTTGTCTGGACGGGAGTGCGCTACACCTGCACCCTGGATTTCTGGTTCTGGGTCAGCGACGAGGCGGTCAGCTATAAGAACTGGGCCTCCGGTGAAGAGATGGATGAGTGTAACATGTCTGGAGCCATGGAAAAGGGAGGACAGCACAAGTGGTTCAAAAAGAATGATGCTGAGGAGTTTCATTTCCTCTGTTCTAAGTCTTAA
- the LOC142368909 gene encoding C-type mannose receptor 2-like: protein MQLSLFLLILMGLWCFTTCQLYNYHFIKEEKNWSDAQNYCRDKYTDLATVSNMTDMGRLLARGKGEKGPAWIGLSNQTDGNRTWHWSLPGMEFNENETAWNPGEPNAGETVTACAAINSDLKWVDVLCVTKQRFICYKESETPEKFPLVKENKNWWEAQSYCREKHTDLISGLHQLQDKKLNGRINGNKQYLIGLFRDTWKWSDGSSFSFRHWDPQDYLTSFQQNKNQCAMIQLNEQRRWKTDDCDKENPFFCYEDNVILIKEKMSWEDALYYCRDHHHDLVTISNLDEQRWVQEKAKSATTPFVWTGVRYTCTLDFWFWVSDEAVSYKNWASGKEMDECNMSGAMETGGQHKWFKKNDAEEFHFLCSKS, encoded by the exons ATGCAGCTGAGTTTGTTTCTGCTCATTCTGATGG GTCTGTGGTGTTTCACCACATGTCAACTCTACAACTATCACTTTattaaagaagagaagaattgGTCTGACGCCCAGAATTACTGCAGAGATAAATACACCGACCTAGCCACAGTGTCTAACATGACAGACATGGGCAGACTCCTTGCGAGGGGGAAAGGAGAGAAAGGACCAGCTTGGATaggtctgtccaaccaaacagATGGCAACAGAACTTGGCACTGGTCTCTACCTGGGATGGAGTTCAATGAAAACGAAACTGCCTGGAATCCCGGAGAACCGAATGCTGGAGAAACTGTAACCGCATGTGCGGCCATAAACTCGGACCTCAAATGGGTAGATGTGTTATGTGTGACTAAACAACGCTTTATCTGCTATAAAG AAAGTGAAACACCTGAGAAATTCCCTTtggttaaagaaaataaaaactggtGGGAAGCTCAGAGCTACTGCAGAGAGAAGCACACTGACCTGATCAGCGGACTGCACCAGCTGCAAGATAAGAAACTGAATGGAAGGATTAACGGTAACAAACAATATTTAATCGGTCTGTTCAGAGACACCTGGAAGTGGTCAGATgggagcagtttttctttcaGACACTGGGATCCTCAGGATTATTTGACAAGTTTTCAGCAAAACAAGAACCAATGTGCTATGATCCAACTGAATGAGCAACGGAGGTGGAAGACTGATGACTGTGACAAAGAAAACCCCTTTTTCTGTTATGAAG ACAACGTGATCCTGATCAAGGAAAAGATGAGCTGGGAGGACGCCTTGTACTACTGCAGAGATCACCACCATGACCTGGTCACCATCAGTAACCTTGACGAGCAGAGATGGGTCCAGGAGAAAGCCAAGAGCGCCACGACTCCTTTTGTCTGGACGGGAGTGCGCTACACCTGCACCCTGGATTTCTGGTTCTGGGTCAGCGACGAGGCGGTCAGCTATAAGAACTGGGCCTCCGGTAAAGAGATGGATGAGTGTAACATGTCTGGAGCCATGGAAACGGGAGGACAGCATAAGTGGTTCAAAAAGAATGATGCTGAGGAGTTTCATTTCCTCTGTTCTAAGTCTTAA